The following proteins are encoded in a genomic region of Microbulbifer sp. MKSA007:
- a CDS encoding TetR/AcrR family transcriptional regulator, translating into MKGPQQSREDIPAALQDDRMIILQGSLCCFARNGYFNTTFKDIAKETGLSQQSIGSIFASKDEILAEYLQMCDDEIVEQIKEETESDADVLERIRSICVTTLIYLGTHSELTAIWVEFYKHHVARVVLKKFFGLLRSRISEQIVEGMENGVIRKANATHIVEAIVELFEGTLILSRLEGTNNEVERRFLASWEVMVEGLVQK; encoded by the coding sequence ATGAAGGGCCCCCAGCAAAGCAGAGAGGACATTCCGGCTGCACTGCAGGATGATCGTATGATCATTCTTCAAGGTTCTTTGTGTTGTTTCGCGCGTAACGGCTATTTCAACACCACCTTCAAGGATATCGCCAAGGAAACCGGGCTCTCCCAGCAAAGCATTGGCTCCATCTTTGCCAGTAAGGACGAGATTCTGGCTGAGTATCTGCAGATGTGCGATGACGAGATTGTTGAGCAAATCAAGGAGGAAACAGAGTCTGATGCCGATGTGCTGGAACGCATCCGTTCCATCTGTGTGACCACTCTGATTTACCTTGGAACGCACTCAGAACTGACGGCAATCTGGGTGGAGTTTTACAAGCACCACGTCGCACGCGTGGTGTTGAAGAAGTTTTTCGGCCTGCTGCGTAGCCGTATCAGCGAACAGATTGTCGAGGGGATGGAAAACGGCGTGATCCGTAAGGCGAATGCGACGCATATCGTCGAAGCTATCGTTGAGTTGTTTGAAGGAACTCTGATCCTGAGCCGTCTTGAAGGCACCAATAATGAGGTGGAACGGCGCTTTCTGGCTTCCTGGGAAGTGATGGTAGAAGGCCTCGTTCAGAAGTAG
- a CDS encoding TDT family transporter → MNTLRSKLAHVPAPLGGLALGIASLGWSLENAGNFGGALQLTGALISGVLLVLLLGKITLAHTAIFEDLKHPVVGSVLPTTAMALMIVSYAIAQYSFAVGQMLWLLGIALHLTFLCAFTYHRVKNFNLQHMVPSWFVPPVGIIVAAVSFPGGVFEGFANALLWFGLVAYAIMLPMMLYRLIFHPEVPDAAKPTIAILAAPASLSLAGYLTLTQNPSPIMVAVLGGIAVAMTALIYLSFLRLFRLPFSPGFSAFTFPLVIGATALFKTVTWMEGLGANASLVAQIRALAHIELYVAAAVVLYVSFKYLTFFAPALMPARVTEQQPN, encoded by the coding sequence ATGAACACTCTTCGCAGCAAACTGGCACACGTTCCGGCCCCGCTTGGTGGTCTCGCGCTTGGCATAGCAAGTCTCGGCTGGTCACTGGAAAATGCAGGCAACTTTGGAGGAGCCCTACAACTCACAGGCGCATTGATTTCCGGTGTTTTGCTGGTGCTGCTGCTTGGCAAGATCACGCTTGCACACACTGCTATTTTTGAGGATCTGAAGCACCCAGTGGTTGGCAGTGTCCTGCCTACAACAGCTATGGCACTGATGATCGTTTCCTATGCCATCGCGCAGTATAGTTTCGCTGTCGGGCAAATGCTTTGGCTACTGGGAATCGCACTCCATCTCACATTCCTGTGTGCCTTCACATATCATCGGGTGAAGAACTTCAACCTTCAGCACATGGTGCCAAGCTGGTTTGTTCCGCCGGTCGGTATCATTGTTGCAGCGGTCTCATTTCCGGGCGGGGTGTTTGAAGGCTTTGCCAATGCGTTGCTTTGGTTCGGTCTGGTTGCTTATGCCATCATGCTACCGATGATGCTCTATCGGTTGATCTTCCATCCGGAAGTGCCGGATGCAGCAAAGCCAACCATTGCTATTCTGGCAGCCCCCGCGAGTCTCTCATTAGCAGGCTACCTGACACTCACCCAAAACCCATCTCCGATCATGGTTGCGGTTTTAGGTGGCATTGCGGTTGCGATGACAGCATTGATTTATCTGTCCTTCCTGCGCTTGTTCCGCCTGCCATTCTCTCCGGGTTTTTCAGCCTTCACATTCCCGCTGGTGATTGGCGCAACAGCCCTTTTCAAAACCGTGACGTGGATGGAAGGCCTTGGGGCGAATGCCAGCCTTGTTGCGCAGATCAGAGCGCTGGCACATATCGAGCTCTATGTGGCCGCAGCCGTCGTTCTTTATGTGAGCTTTAAATACCTGACATTCTTCGCACCGGCCCTGATGCCAGCACGCGTCACCGAGCAGCAGCCCAACTAA
- a CDS encoding TRAP transporter large permease subunit, with the protein MSYELIAILMFSSMMLMLLTGQRVFAAIGSVAVIAALLLWGDGGSEIAFSASMKLMKWYPLLTLPLFIFMGYMLSESGIAEDLYKMFHVWTGGLHGGLAIGTVGLMVMISAMNGLSVAGMAIGATIALPELLRRGYDKVMVTGVIQAGSSLGILVPPSVVLVLYGMIARQPVGKLWLAGAIPGLLLAGLFILYIVIRCRLQPELGPTLSEEERKEITWGEKISLLKAGVIPLFIFFAMTGLFLMGVTSLVESSAVGATAATLAAWFKGRLSFRLLHITTEKTLQISCMFMWIILAALAFGAVFDGLGAVRAIENFFVGDLGLSPWEILLLMQLSYIVMGMFLDDTAMLVIVAPLYVPLVKILGFDLVWYGVLYTITCQIAYMTPPFGYNLFLMRAMAPPEISLTDIYKSIIPFVAIMVFGLGLVTVFPQIALWLPNLYYAR; encoded by the coding sequence ATGAGTTATGAACTGATCGCCATTTTGATGTTCTCCAGCATGATGCTGATGCTCCTCACCGGGCAACGCGTTTTTGCTGCAATTGGTTCCGTTGCTGTTATCGCCGCTCTGCTTCTGTGGGGTGATGGCGGCTCCGAAATTGCCTTCTCCGCCAGTATGAAGCTGATGAAGTGGTACCCGCTCCTCACGCTGCCACTGTTCATTTTCATGGGCTATATGCTCTCTGAGTCAGGCATCGCGGAAGATCTTTATAAGATGTTCCATGTCTGGACAGGTGGCCTGCATGGTGGATTGGCCATCGGCACAGTCGGCCTCATGGTGATGATTTCCGCCATGAACGGTCTGTCTGTGGCCGGTATGGCCATCGGTGCAACCATCGCTCTGCCAGAACTGCTGCGACGCGGTTATGACAAGGTGATGGTGACCGGTGTTATTCAGGCTGGTTCTTCACTGGGCATTCTCGTGCCGCCAAGTGTGGTTCTGGTCCTGTACGGCATGATTGCCCGTCAGCCAGTGGGCAAACTGTGGCTCGCTGGTGCTATTCCGGGTCTGCTGCTGGCAGGTCTGTTTATCCTGTACATCGTCATCCGCTGCCGCCTTCAGCCAGAACTGGGTCCAACCCTTTCTGAGGAAGAGCGCAAGGAGATCACATGGGGTGAAAAGATCAGCCTGCTGAAGGCTGGTGTGATCCCGCTGTTCATCTTCTTTGCAATGACAGGCCTGTTCTTAATGGGCGTGACCAGCCTTGTAGAAAGCTCCGCAGTTGGCGCAACGGCTGCAACACTAGCGGCATGGTTCAAAGGACGCCTGTCATTTCGCCTACTTCACATCACCACTGAAAAGACACTGCAGATCAGCTGTATGTTCATGTGGATCATTCTGGCAGCACTGGCCTTTGGCGCTGTATTTGACGGTTTGGGCGCTGTGCGGGCGATTGAGAACTTCTTCGTGGGTGATCTGGGCCTTAGCCCATGGGAGATCCTTCTGCTAATGCAGCTCTCCTACATCGTGATGGGCATGTTCCTGGATGACACCGCCATGCTGGTGATCGTGGCACCGCTTTACGTGCCACTGGTGAAAATCCTCGGCTTCGATCTTGTCTGGTACGGCGTGCTTTACACCATCACCTGTCAGATCGCCTACATGACACCGCCATTCGGCTACAACCTGTTCCTGATGCGCGCCATGGCGCCGCCGGAAATCTCACTGACAGACATCTACAAGTCCATCATTCCATTCGTGGCAATCATGGTGTTTGGCTTGGGTCTGGTGACGGTCTTCCCGCAAATCGCGCTCTGGCTGCCGAACCTTTATTACGCACGCTGA
- a CDS encoding N-formylglutamate amidohydrolase, producing MLVCEHASKFIPAYLDGLGLSEEAASSHAAWDPGALAVAKLLSTRLNAPLVAQRVSRLVYDCNRPPEAPSAMPEKSEIFEVPGNVSLSDEQRLDRVNKYYRPFQAEVKQVIDAKQASGQLPVMITIHSFTPVYNGKKRAVEVGVLHDSDTRFADALLNALCPSDLYDIQRNEPYGPEDGVTHTLVSQAQSRGLLNVMIEVRNDLIAKRADQEQVAELLGEAILQVLPQFSAETAVSGQGATTKARAAD from the coding sequence GTGTTGGTCTGCGAACACGCATCTAAGTTTATTCCTGCATACCTTGATGGCCTTGGTCTAAGCGAAGAAGCTGCAAGCAGCCATGCAGCCTGGGATCCGGGAGCTCTGGCAGTCGCCAAACTCCTGTCCACCAGACTGAACGCGCCCCTAGTCGCTCAACGAGTATCGCGCCTCGTTTATGATTGTAACCGCCCACCGGAGGCCCCAAGCGCCATGCCGGAAAAGAGCGAAATCTTTGAGGTGCCGGGCAATGTCTCTTTGAGTGATGAACAGCGTCTGGACCGGGTCAACAAGTATTACCGTCCCTTCCAAGCCGAAGTGAAACAGGTGATTGATGCCAAGCAGGCCTCCGGCCAGTTGCCGGTGATGATCACCATCCACTCGTTCACCCCGGTTTACAACGGCAAGAAACGCGCCGTGGAAGTGGGTGTTCTGCACGACAGCGACACACGCTTTGCTGATGCGCTGCTGAACGCACTGTGCCCGTCAGATCTCTACGACATACAAAGAAACGAACCGTATGGGCCAGAAGACGGGGTTACGCATACCCTTGTTTCTCAGGCACAATCCCGCGGCCTGCTAAACGTTATGATTGAGGTACGCAACGACCTTATCGCTAAACGAGCAGACCAGGAGCAAGTTGCAGAGTTGTTGGGAGAGGCAATTCTGCAAGTCCTGCCACAGTTTAGCGCTGAAACAGCTGTGAGCGGGCAGGGGGCAACAACAAAAGCAAGGGCAGCAGATTAA
- a CDS encoding LysR substrate-binding domain-containing protein, with protein MNITLRQLKVFVSITQEGSITAAAEKLFLTKSAISMALAELERQLGRKMFDRANKQLILNEQGRRLLPLADELLDRAEAISQIFEGEDATNGNLRVGSSYTIGNHLLPTLLGDFRKNTGYLHQSLSLSNSTKTCRMLLDFELDLGFIEAKISDKRLKVEPWMTDEMVVICAPSQCPNADKPLALEALEGNNWVLREPGSGTREYFLTEVGSKLNDWTEAFELNSTTAIVNAVIAGLGLAVLSRHSVSAAVQDGRLSILPLQHKMTRQFSLVYNTEKYQSPVFKSFKEYAHNWALGRE; from the coding sequence ATGAATATAACGCTTCGTCAGCTTAAAGTGTTTGTTTCTATTACTCAGGAAGGCTCAATCACCGCAGCTGCTGAAAAACTATTCCTGACCAAGTCTGCCATCTCCATGGCGCTTGCGGAGTTAGAGCGGCAGCTGGGGCGTAAGATGTTCGATAGGGCTAACAAGCAGCTCATCTTAAACGAGCAAGGGCGCCGTTTGCTGCCTCTGGCTGATGAGTTGTTGGACCGGGCAGAAGCGATCTCTCAGATCTTTGAGGGCGAGGATGCAACCAACGGTAATTTGCGTGTGGGGTCCAGTTACACGATCGGCAATCATCTGCTGCCGACCTTGCTCGGTGATTTCCGCAAAAACACCGGATATCTTCATCAATCCCTGAGCCTTTCCAACTCCACCAAAACCTGCCGAATGCTGTTGGATTTTGAGTTGGATCTCGGGTTCATCGAAGCAAAGATCAGCGACAAGCGATTGAAAGTGGAACCATGGATGACTGACGAGATGGTGGTTATCTGCGCGCCCTCTCAATGCCCCAATGCTGATAAGCCACTCGCGCTTGAGGCGTTGGAAGGCAACAATTGGGTACTCAGGGAACCGGGATCAGGGACGCGTGAGTATTTTCTGACGGAAGTCGGATCAAAGCTGAACGACTGGACCGAGGCGTTTGAGCTCAACAGCACTACGGCGATTGTAAACGCAGTGATTGCAGGACTTGGACTGGCCGTCCTCTCCAGACACTCCGTCAGCGCAGCTGTTCAGGATGGTCGCCTGTCGATCCTTCCCCTCCAACACAAGATGACCCGGCAGTTCTCTCTCGTTTACAACACTGAGAAGTACCAGAGCCCTGTCTTCAAGTCCTTCAAGGAGTACGCCCACAACTGGGCGCTGGGACGTGAGTGA
- a CDS encoding DJ-1/PfpI family protein — protein MSSKILLITGDFGEDYEVIVPFMLLKAIGYEVHVACPKKREGDTVASSIHDINKNYQTVTEWEGHRININVALDHLNPADYIALVLPGGRSCEYLRTYPIVREVTAHFITENKPIASICRGVQILLSTGLLKGKTMTGNFVCETEVQMAGNTYEKLNYEGVVVDGNIVYGVEWHGLWAWMQAFMEKLGVSIELPPKDGRVRPIPGEGYTYKSLG, from the coding sequence ATGAGCAGCAAGATCCTTCTGATTACCGGTGACTTTGGTGAGGACTACGAAGTCATTGTTCCCTTCATGCTGCTGAAAGCCATTGGTTATGAAGTACATGTTGCCTGCCCTAAAAAGCGGGAGGGGGATACCGTTGCCTCCTCCATTCATGACATCAACAAAAACTACCAGACTGTGACCGAGTGGGAAGGGCACCGCATTAACATCAACGTAGCTCTCGACCACCTCAATCCTGCTGATTACATTGCGCTGGTTCTCCCCGGAGGTCGCTCCTGCGAATACTTACGCACCTATCCGATTGTGCGGGAGGTAACTGCGCATTTCATTACAGAAAACAAACCGATCGCATCCATATGTCGAGGTGTTCAGATCCTGCTGTCTACGGGCCTTTTGAAAGGCAAAACCATGACCGGTAACTTCGTCTGCGAGACGGAAGTTCAGATGGCGGGCAACACCTATGAGAAACTGAACTATGAGGGCGTCGTGGTCGATGGCAACATCGTTTACGGCGTGGAATGGCACGGCCTCTGGGCCTGGATGCAGGCATTCATGGAAAAGCTTGGTGTCTCCATCGAACTGCCGCCTAAGGATGGTCGCGTAAGACCCATTCCCGGAGAAGGCTATACCTATAAAAGTCTCGGTTAG
- a CDS encoding response regulator transcription factor yields the protein MRILLLEDDIEIGTWVEDGLSKAGHVIDWVKDGHDAFLNATTREYDVIVLDRMTPGLDGLSVLKALRSTNNSVPVLFLTALGSVEDRVEGLDAGGDDYLPKPFAFSELLARVSALGRRPSTNSGETTSCLEVEKFRLNLLKQQCTRAGQPVPLNAKEFRLFETFIRNKGRVLTKNMLLEKVWDMNFDPTSSVVETHISRLRSKIEKPFDIELIRTIRGAGYILDD from the coding sequence ATGCGCATTCTCTTGCTGGAAGACGACATCGAAATCGGGACATGGGTTGAAGACGGCCTCTCAAAGGCGGGTCATGTGATTGATTGGGTCAAAGACGGCCACGATGCGTTTTTGAATGCAACCACACGCGAGTATGATGTCATCGTTCTGGACCGCATGACACCGGGTCTTGATGGCCTATCGGTTCTGAAAGCGCTGCGCTCCACCAACAACTCTGTCCCTGTCCTGTTTCTCACCGCGCTTGGTTCCGTCGAAGATCGCGTGGAAGGGTTGGATGCTGGCGGAGATGACTACCTGCCCAAACCCTTTGCATTTTCAGAGCTTTTGGCCCGCGTTTCCGCGCTTGGTCGCCGCCCCAGTACCAACTCAGGCGAAACAACAAGCTGCCTTGAAGTGGAGAAGTTCCGACTCAACTTGCTGAAGCAGCAATGCACCCGAGCAGGACAGCCGGTCCCGCTCAATGCAAAAGAGTTTCGTTTGTTTGAAACCTTCATCCGCAACAAAGGCCGTGTGTTGACCAAGAACATGCTGCTGGAGAAGGTTTGGGACATGAACTTCGACCCAACCAGCAGTGTGGTAGAGACGCATATCAGCCGCCTACGCAGCAAAATCGAAAAGCCGTTTGACATTGAACTCATCCGGACTATTCGCGGGGCAGGGTACATACTGGATGATTAA
- a CDS encoding TRAP transporter small permease subunit: MPRGIVVFVRWVDWINKYVGRFAMYLIFVMLGVLLYSSIAKTFFAPPLWTLETAQFTMAAYYLLGGAYSMQMQSHVRMDLFYGSWSPRRKAIMDVMTILLLIFYLIFLLYGGLSSLEYAIKYSEESYSAWAPPMAPIKAVMCFGIFLMLLQAIATFFKDLAAALGRPAP, encoded by the coding sequence ATGCCAAGGGGAATAGTTGTTTTCGTCAGATGGGTTGACTGGATCAACAAATATGTTGGCCGGTTTGCCATGTACCTCATCTTCGTGATGCTGGGAGTGCTTTTGTACTCCTCCATCGCCAAGACCTTTTTCGCACCACCACTCTGGACGCTGGAAACAGCGCAGTTCACCATGGCCGCCTACTACCTGCTGGGTGGCGCATATTCCATGCAGATGCAATCCCACGTGCGCATGGATCTGTTTTACGGAAGCTGGTCTCCACGACGGAAGGCCATCATGGATGTGATGACCATCCTGCTTCTGATTTTCTACCTCATCTTCCTCCTTTATGGCGGCCTTTCCTCATTGGAATACGCCATCAAATACAGTGAGGAAAGCTATTCGGCATGGGCGCCTCCGATGGCCCCGATCAAAGCCGTAATGTGTTTTGGAATTTTCTTGATGCTGCTTCAGGCAATCGCGACGTTCTTTAAGGACTTGGCCGCAGCCCTTGGGAGACCTGCGCCATGA
- a CDS encoding helix-turn-helix domain-containing protein — protein sequence MCIQIPSDQSCRFELDEWNTRLTEICGHFVTNTETGSVTGNASLLHLGDVDCARVTHNAREITRGPSDISKDGEAYYFLILQLRGEAELEQNGQTALLSSPGDMTLIDSVKSSVFRANRELGSDQISIHIPRHLLHKQFNSTYACGRKVSASSGAGQLINAHLNMLLSAQPGSQKQHLLSGAFHDVVSATFLEEDTGTLQEGYDKLQLLLSLIHDNALEENFNIDELSKLSSMSRSSIYRLFREHGLSCNEQIAKVRVGRFKRELSRRLHSRQDFRISQLAFEFGFRDLSTFNRAFRAQVGMSPRNFAEQIRQKEPALKRYA from the coding sequence GTGTGTATTCAGATACCTTCAGATCAATCCTGTCGATTTGAGCTGGATGAATGGAACACACGGCTGACCGAAATCTGCGGCCACTTTGTGACCAACACAGAGACGGGCAGCGTGACCGGAAATGCCTCGCTGCTGCATCTGGGGGACGTAGATTGCGCTCGTGTCACGCACAATGCCAGAGAGATTACCAGAGGCCCCTCTGACATCAGCAAGGATGGAGAGGCTTATTACTTCCTGATCCTTCAATTACGCGGCGAAGCCGAGCTGGAGCAAAATGGTCAGACAGCCTTGCTCTCTAGCCCCGGTGATATGACACTGATTGACTCGGTAAAGTCCTCAGTCTTCCGCGCTAATCGGGAGCTTGGGTCGGACCAGATCTCCATCCACATCCCCCGCCATCTGCTGCACAAACAGTTCAACTCCACCTACGCCTGCGGGCGAAAGGTCTCCGCCTCTTCAGGCGCTGGTCAGCTGATCAACGCACACCTGAACATGCTGCTGTCGGCCCAGCCCGGAAGCCAGAAACAACATTTGTTGTCAGGAGCTTTCCATGATGTGGTGAGTGCAACATTTCTGGAGGAAGACACGGGCACCTTGCAGGAAGGCTACGACAAGCTGCAGCTCCTCCTCTCGCTCATTCATGACAACGCATTGGAAGAGAACTTCAATATCGATGAGCTCTCCAAGCTTTCCAGCATGTCACGCAGCAGTATTTACCGGCTCTTTCGGGAACATGGCCTGAGCTGCAATGAGCAGATCGCCAAGGTGCGTGTCGGGCGGTTTAAGCGGGAGCTGTCCCGCCGTTTGCATTCCAGACAAGACTTCAGAATTTCACAGCTCGCCTTTGAGTTTGGCTTCCGTGATTTGTCGACGTTTAACCGTGCCTTCCGTGCGCAAGTTGGCATGTCACCGCGCAATTTTGCTGAGCAGATCCGGCAGAAGGAGCCAGCTCTGAAACGATATGCCTAG
- a CDS encoding HAMP domain-containing sensor histidine kinase, protein MIKSLKHLWQMSALRQAFALTLVFLGVLLATGLLADVSIRANLNQTIDNELLDKFDQIKTDLARGATYQSIAGSYQSESEHFSVDEFISFKSDTGKIYGYPIPDLYGETGFINLAPYYFHEDDEDEESGEHAESETSWRAYVGRVSGGTLVVGASLRTRNQLLNTLPYAFLFSGGVMMLITLGGGLWFGWRAQRRLSKITHALDQIAAGDLTTRIAPRDCKDDLDILSVKLDDTTQRLATTLQQVRDLSVNIAHDLKTPLTRLRAQLEQTQEQNLKGVSDAEGVAAALKKTDELLEVFDALLRISRIQSGERKKQFKPLKLDTLANEVAEIYQAVIEETGRSFSLKIKAAATIHADRVLLIQALANLIENALRHTPQDAKVTLFVSGNTMGLRDNGPGIPEEFYPRVLEPMFRMEKSRSTPGAGLGLALVKAIADLHQAELILSAPTSGSGLSIEFVFANEQAGAN, encoded by the coding sequence ATGATTAAGTCTCTCAAACACCTCTGGCAAATGTCCGCCTTACGTCAGGCCTTTGCGCTGACACTGGTGTTTCTGGGCGTGCTGCTGGCAACAGGTTTGCTGGCAGATGTTTCCATCCGCGCTAACCTCAACCAAACCATCGACAATGAGTTGCTGGACAAGTTTGATCAGATCAAAACTGATCTAGCTCGTGGAGCAACCTATCAGTCTATTGCCGGCTCTTACCAATCAGAATCCGAGCATTTCAGCGTCGATGAATTCATCAGCTTCAAGTCTGACACTGGCAAGATCTATGGCTATCCGATCCCTGACCTATATGGTGAAACCGGCTTCATAAACCTCGCACCCTATTACTTTCACGAGGACGACGAGGATGAGGAGAGCGGGGAGCATGCGGAATCCGAGACCAGCTGGCGAGCTTATGTGGGCCGCGTTTCCGGTGGCACGCTTGTTGTGGGTGCAAGCCTGCGGACACGAAACCAGCTGCTGAACACGCTGCCCTATGCCTTCCTGTTCAGCGGTGGTGTGATGATGCTGATCACACTTGGTGGTGGCCTCTGGTTTGGCTGGCGGGCGCAGCGTCGTCTCTCCAAAATCACGCATGCTCTCGACCAGATCGCAGCTGGTGATCTGACAACCCGGATCGCCCCTCGGGACTGCAAGGATGACCTCGATATCCTCTCTGTGAAGCTGGACGACACCACGCAGCGGCTGGCAACAACTCTGCAGCAGGTCAGAGACCTTTCCGTCAATATTGCGCATGATCTGAAGACACCCCTTACACGGCTCAGAGCTCAACTGGAGCAGACGCAGGAGCAAAACTTGAAGGGTGTCAGCGATGCTGAGGGCGTTGCTGCTGCACTGAAAAAAACGGATGAACTGCTCGAAGTCTTTGATGCATTGCTGCGCATTTCACGCATCCAGTCAGGTGAAAGAAAGAAGCAGTTTAAGCCACTCAAGCTGGATACACTGGCAAATGAAGTTGCTGAGATCTATCAGGCAGTCATTGAGGAAACAGGCCGATCATTCTCTCTGAAGATCAAAGCGGCGGCTACGATCCATGCTGACCGTGTGCTGCTTATTCAAGCCCTTGCAAACCTCATTGAAAATGCTCTCCGCCATACACCTCAGGACGCAAAGGTCACCCTTTTCGTATCGGGCAACACCATGGGCTTGAGGGACAATGGCCCCGGCATTCCGGAGGAGTTCTATCCACGCGTACTTGAGCCGATGTTTCGAATGGAGAAAAGCCGCAGCACACCGGGCGCAGGGCTGGGTCTGGCATTGGTTAAAGCTATCGCGGATTTGCATCAGGCTGAGTTGATCTTATCTGCACCGACTTCAGGCTCCGGCCTCAGTATCGAGTTTGTTTTCGCAAACGAGCAAGCAGGAGCAAACTGA
- a CDS encoding MurR/RpiR family transcriptional regulator translates to MRDPNEQTVAEKLRGYFNGLTRAERQLAVSLLANYPVSGLGSVSELAKSANVSGPTVVRMAQKIGFAGFSELQAALRSEVEETISNPISKQERWTRNAPDAHILNRFADAVIDNLKQTLQQIDPQDFDQAVRLLTDRERAVHIVGGRITRALSDYFFTHLQVIRDDVIAIASNSNTWPHYLLNMKEGDVVVVFDIRRYEHDILRFVDLARERGVVVIVFTDQWTSPAAVNAEYVFNARIEAPSAWDSTVVIMFILEAMIEAMTTSTWEITKERMNTLESLFDKTKMFSKSS, encoded by the coding sequence GTGCGAGACCCAAATGAACAGACCGTTGCAGAAAAATTACGCGGATATTTTAATGGGTTAACTCGTGCGGAGCGCCAGTTGGCTGTCTCTCTGCTTGCAAATTATCCAGTCAGCGGGCTGGGCAGTGTTTCAGAGCTTGCAAAATCGGCAAATGTTTCTGGTCCAACCGTTGTCAGAATGGCGCAAAAGATTGGTTTTGCAGGATTTTCTGAGTTGCAGGCCGCTCTGCGATCAGAGGTGGAAGAGACCATTTCCAACCCGATCTCCAAACAGGAGCGCTGGACCCGAAATGCACCCGATGCACATATTCTGAACAGGTTCGCAGACGCTGTCATCGACAATCTGAAACAAACCTTACAGCAAATTGACCCGCAGGACTTTGATCAGGCCGTGCGTTTGCTCACAGATCGTGAACGAGCTGTCCACATTGTTGGGGGCCGTATCACCCGCGCGCTTTCAGATTACTTCTTCACGCACTTGCAGGTGATCCGCGACGATGTGATCGCCATTGCGTCCAACTCCAATACATGGCCGCATTACCTTCTGAATATGAAAGAGGGAGATGTGGTGGTTGTGTTCGATATCCGCCGATACGAGCACGACATCCTGCGTTTTGTGGATCTGGCCCGCGAACGGGGCGTTGTGGTGATTGTGTTTACAGATCAGTGGACGTCACCAGCAGCGGTTAATGCAGAGTATGTGTTCAACGCCCGCATCGAAGCGCCATCGGCCTGGGATAGCACGGTGGTGATCATGTTCATTCTGGAAGCCATGATTGAAGCGATGACGACTTCTACCTGGGAGATCACCAAGGAGCGTATGAACACGCTCGAGAGCCTGTTCGACAAAACCAAGATGTTCAGCAAGTCCAGTTAG
- a CDS encoding RidA family protein: MTIERVGSNHRMSKIVKHNGTIYLCGQTAADNPSWDITEQTRRCLAKVDALLEQAGSDRNKILSTTIYVRDMKDFAAMNAVWDAWVADGEKPARACVEARMARPDILVEFTVVAAQ, encoded by the coding sequence ATGACCATTGAACGCGTGGGCTCCAACCACCGCATGAGCAAGATCGTCAAGCACAACGGCACCATCTATCTGTGCGGCCAGACCGCTGCAGATAATCCAAGCTGGGACATTACCGAACAGACCCGGCGCTGTTTGGCAAAGGTTGATGCATTGCTGGAACAAGCTGGCAGCGATCGCAACAAGATCCTGTCCACCACCATTTATGTGCGTGATATGAAGGACTTCGCAGCGATGAATGCGGTTTGGGATGCATGGGTTGCTGATGGCGAGAAACCAGCACGCGCCTGTGTGGAAGCGCGCATGGCGCGTCCGGACATTCTGGTTGAGTTCACTGTGGTTGCTGCGCAGTAA